Below is a genomic region from Anabas testudineus chromosome 13, fAnaTes1.2, whole genome shotgun sequence.
ATGTCACATTGCAGCAACAGCTAACTGTTCTAGTCACTGGGTATGTGGAGAAGAGAAAACCTTTCTAGAAAATGAGTCCTTTTAGGCTATTTACCAGAGGTATTTTGGAAAGGAGAAGGGAGAAGACATGATCATGTAACAACATGAATGGTAAGTTACAgcttcagtcatttcattttgaagaaacctttttttgtttcagtatcttttttgtattttatctttatctaaTGATCCATATAAATCTGCTCTCTCCTGTGTTGTAAGGGTTGTCTAAAAGTCATTACACTGTTATGAAATAGATGTGAAGAGTTCACAAGCAGAGATTGATGATTGCTttacaaattaatatttatgatTACTTATTTTTTTGGCCTATAGCAGGACTAACAATGACTCATGGATATCAAAAAGTAGCCTATAATCAAGTGGACACTACAGTTTGTCTTTCTTGTTTCAGGTTGGTTCCAAAAACTGTTGAAATCAAGAGTATCTTTATCAACACAGCATGAGCAAGAGACTCAAGTGACAAGCGTGTCCACGGCACCTTCATTTACATCATCATCCTGCTCTttatcatcatcctcatcagcagcagcagagacagccCCTTCCAAACCACAGCCGCTTCGCTCTGCTCTGAGCTCACCACAGAGATGGAATCGAAAATATGACTTGCTTGTGTGCCACAGCAGTGCTGACAGTGACACTGAGGAGGCTAAACGCCTGGTCTCTTTCCTGGAGGCTTCCCCTCGCAGCCTTAGGTGCTTTCTGTGGTGTAGGGATGTCTGTCTCGGAGGTGCAGTTTCCACAGAATTCTGCCAAGCTATGCAGGACAGTCACTTGCAGGCTCTGCTTATCACGCCAACTTTCCTGCAGGACGACTGGTGCAGGTATATGATGCACCAGACTCTGGCAGAAGGGCCTATGTCCAATCGACTGATCCCCCTTGTTCAGAACCTGTCACACTGTCAGTACCCTCAGGAGCTGAAGTTCTGCTTCTACATTAACCTGAGCAGCAACACTGATCGTGGTTATAATAAAATCAACGAGACTGTGCTCCGGTGTGAGTAATAGAAAACTATGTTTGCTGGTTCACCTCCACAAGCCttaagttaaatattatttagaGTATGTATATAGTATTTGGTTTTTCTCTCTTGATACAAAAGCAGACTATCTGCAATGACTAAACGTTtctgggatttaaaaaaatgttaataatgtcctaatgttgttttgttcttcagatTTGGAAGAGCTGgttaaaaaagagaagaaaaatgagTGCAACGTGGATACAACTGGTAACAGATCAACCGGGGAAGTCAACTCACAAACAGATGATCTGACGATCTAAGTACGACTCAATGGGGACTTCAGTTCTGCTGGAAGTGACACAGAAGAGAAATGGAAGCTCTGACGACGCTAGCTGACAAAGATGAAAGAGTCTGAAAAGGCTCAGAAGACGGCTGCTATTGGGATACCTGTATCACACCATGACACGATTAAAAGGAACGTTAAGCTTCCTACAGTTTTACACTTTGTCTTTTGTGCATAATCAACACTGCGTGTGTATTAAGGATGTTCATCCAATGAACAGGAAACATTTAAGCATGGTAGATTATTTCCTCTGTCATATCTAGAGAAGTACTTTGTCACCATGACTGTTAATTAGCCCATATCATGGGAACTGGAAGTTACTTCCAAATGAtttcacctggacgactgagaatcttcaccaacatatCATAGGAACTTCAATTTAGGTTTTTCAATAAAGGGAACTAAAGTGCAAAACTACAGTGACAGTATATTTCCCCAAGGAGATCAACATTTCTTTATGGGATGTCTCTGTTGTATTACTTCGTGTTTACCACTAGGTGGTGTATTTTCTTCTATAATCCATTTGAGATGGCTGGAGAGGAGATGCCAGCCGTGAAGGTGTGCTCTGTCTGACATCAGCAccttgtgcattttttttactgtttctgttttaaacattataGACCAGCAAAAATTACAGCAACTCTACATCTctagtatatgtgtgtatgaatgagtgagaaagagagagagagagagagagagagagtgaaagagagtgagagaaaaagggaaaaacccACTGCTGACAGAGCATGACCTTTTTACTAAACTCAACATTAAGCAACAACAGAGCATGACCTTTTTACTAAACTCAACATTAAGCAACAACAGTGTAGTGCAAAACTACAGTGACAGTATATTTCCCCAAGGAGATCAACATTTCTTTATGGGATGTCTCTGTTGTATTACTTCGTGTTTACCACTAGGTGGTGTATTTTCTTCTATAATCCATTTGAGATGGCTGGAGAGGAGATGCCAGCCGTGAAGGTGTGCTCTGTCTGACATCAGCACCTTGtgcatttcttttactttttctgttttaaacattataGACCAGCAAAAATTACAGCAACTCTACATCTctagtatatgtgtgtatgaatgagtgagaaagagagagagagagagagagagagagagagagtgaaagagagtgagagaaaaagggaaaaacccACTGCTGACAGAGCATGACCTTTTTACTAAACTCAACATTAAGCAACAACAGAGGAGATGTGATTTTCCACTCGCCTCAACCAGTCGAGGCAAATGGCCTCCCACCCTGACccttgttctgctggagggGCTTTTCCTCTACACTGTCATCACTTGCTCCAATGGGATTGTTTGGTTTCTTATATagtttattgttgtattgttgtgttgtatAAAGTCCTAAATCTCACAGTGTAAAGTcctgtgatttggtgctatattataatatatataatattcatgTTGCAGCTGTACATATCTGTTATTAGACTGATCACTTTGATCTGttggtattattatttttgacagAAGGAACTGAACTGGGAACaccctttctctctcatccaaaaaaaaaaaaaaaaacctttcaggTCTTTGTTGACAAAATATTCTTGGCAGCACCTTCACCCGTTAATCAAGCATACTGAAAGTTCTTTATTCCTGATAGCTTCCATTTGAACCACTCACTAAAGAATCTGGTCTTCAATCATCTGGATCATAAAATtgtgatcatatttttttttttcttctatgcAAGCAAGACCTAATATTCTTTTTTACTAGAGGCACCATCTGCCTCCAGGAAGCCCTACATGTTCTCTCTTTCAGACATTTATTAACGCTGTATCATCCTCCCACTTTTCCATCCCCCTAACCAACCTCAGACATTTAGCAGCACAAT
It encodes:
- the LOC113172910 gene encoding toll/interleukin-1 receptor domain-containing adapter protein, which encodes MNGWFQKLLKSRVSLSTQHEQETQVTSVSTAPSFTSSSCSLSSSSSAAAETAPSKPQPLRSALSSPQRWNRKYDLLVCHSSADSDTEEAKRLVSFLEASPRSLRCFLWCRDVCLGGAVSTEFCQAMQDSHLQALLITPTFLQDDWCRYMMHQTLAEGPMSNRLIPLVQNLSHCQYPQELKFCFYINLSSNTDRGYNKINETVLRYLEELVKKEKKNECNVDTTGNRSTGEVNSQTDDLTI